A window from Desulfotignum phosphitoxidans DSM 13687 encodes these proteins:
- a CDS encoding FMN-binding glutamate synthase family protein: MNLQRPNANDALQTKNRSRNVAPQSGICSRCIDGCKGNCDLFHATFRGRELLYPEPFGSITAGADKDYPVDYSHLNIMGYAFGAKGMDPDPDKATFPAVNTETQYGVTDKVKMKVPIFTGALGSTEIAQKNWEHFAIGAAISGITLVCGENVCGIDPQLELNKHGKVTQSPEMDRRIREYRRFHDGYGDILVQLNVEDTRNGVAEYVIEKLGVETIELKWGQGAKCIGGEIKVNSLKRALELKKRGYIVTPDPEVPAYQAAFKAGPLKQFERHSRLGFIDQDGFMKEVDRLRALGAKRITLKTGAYPMRELAMAIRWSSDAKIDLLTIDGAPGGTGMSPWRMMSEWGIPSIYLHAMAHELCDRLEKRGLPVPDIAFAGGFSSEDHVFKALALGAPYCKAVCMGRALMIPGMVGKNAERWLRNEDGGLPSTVSRYGTTRDEIFMNYEVLRETYGKEIDTMPLGAVGIYSAVDKIKVGLQQIMAGTRNWAVPHISRKDIFALTEECAKITRIPYVMDAYREEALQIIDA, from the coding sequence ATGAATCTACAACGGCCCAATGCCAATGATGCGTTACAGACCAAAAACCGGTCCCGGAACGTGGCACCCCAATCAGGGATTTGCAGCCGATGCATCGATGGATGCAAAGGCAACTGCGATCTTTTTCACGCCACGTTCAGAGGGCGGGAACTGCTTTACCCAGAACCCTTCGGCAGCATCACCGCCGGTGCGGACAAAGACTATCCCGTGGATTACTCCCACCTGAACATCATGGGTTATGCCTTTGGCGCCAAAGGCATGGATCCGGATCCGGACAAGGCAACCTTTCCGGCTGTGAACACGGAAACCCAATACGGGGTGACCGACAAGGTGAAAATGAAAGTACCCATCTTCACCGGGGCCCTGGGCAGCACGGAAATCGCCCAGAAAAACTGGGAACATTTTGCCATTGGTGCCGCCATCAGCGGGATCACCCTGGTGTGCGGAGAAAATGTCTGCGGCATCGATCCCCAGCTGGAACTGAACAAGCACGGCAAAGTGACCCAATCCCCTGAAATGGACCGGCGCATCCGGGAATACCGGCGATTTCATGACGGATACGGCGATATCCTGGTCCAGCTGAACGTGGAAGACACCCGCAATGGCGTCGCAGAATATGTCATTGAAAAACTGGGCGTGGAAACCATTGAGCTCAAATGGGGGCAGGGAGCCAAATGCATCGGCGGCGAGATCAAGGTCAACTCGTTGAAACGGGCCCTTGAACTCAAAAAACGGGGATATATCGTCACCCCGGATCCGGAAGTGCCAGCCTATCAGGCGGCGTTCAAGGCGGGTCCCCTCAAACAGTTCGAGCGCCACTCCCGTCTGGGATTCATTGATCAAGACGGTTTTATGAAAGAAGTGGACCGGTTAAGAGCGCTGGGAGCCAAACGGATCACTCTTAAAACCGGGGCCTATCCCATGCGGGAACTGGCCATGGCCATCAGGTGGTCATCGGATGCCAAGATCGATCTGCTCACCATTGACGGGGCCCCGGGCGGCACGGGCATGAGTCCGTGGCGGATGATGAGCGAATGGGGGATTCCTTCCATTTATCTTCACGCCATGGCCCATGAATTGTGTGACCGCCTGGAAAAAAGAGGCCTGCCCGTGCCGGATATCGCCTTTGCCGGCGGATTTTCTTCCGAAGACCATGTGTTCAAGGCCCTGGCTTTAGGGGCACCCTATTGCAAGGCCGTCTGCATGGGCCGGGCATTGATGATCCCGGGCATGGTGGGGAAAAACGCGGAACGCTGGCTGAGAAACGAAGACGGAGGGCTTCCTTCCACCGTGTCCAGATACGGCACCACCAGAGATGAAATATTCATGAATTATGAAGTGCTCAGGGAAACATACGGCAAGGAGATCGACACCATGCCTTTAGGGGCCGTGGGGATATACAGTGCCGTGGACAAGATCAAAGTGGGACTTCAGCAGATCATGGCCGGCACCCGGAACTGGGCCGTGCCCCATATCAGCCGGAAAGATATTTTCGCTCTGACTGAAGAGTGTGCCAAAATCACCCGGATCCCTTATGTCATGGATGCCTATCGGGAAGAAGCCCTGCAGATCATTGACGCGTGA
- the gdhA gene encoding NADP-specific glutamate dehydrogenase has protein sequence MSDIRSFVKTKNPGEHEFHQAVDKVLASVQPLIDRHPEYRQEAVLKRITEPEKVFMFSVPWVDDQGQVQMNRGFRVGMNSAIGPYVGGLRFHPSVTLSIMKFLAFEQVFKNALTTMNMGGACGGSDFNPKGKSDREVMRFCQSFMAELHRHIGPDKDILTADIGVGTREIGYLFGMYKKIHSEFAGILTGKSLTLGGSLIRPEATGYGLAYFAGQMLKTQNQTLEGKTCLISGSGNVAQHAAEKLIEMGAKVLTLSDSSGYIFDEEGIDAGKLDYIKRLKNFRRGRIKEYVNKYSEALYVEQDTTLDHQPMWDIAADCAFPCATQNELNARDAQHLLKNKVTLVCEGADMPCEPEAMECFLDAKILYAPGKAANAGGVAVSALEMAQNSMRLSWPRQEVDDRLKTIMKNIHQTCLEAAEEHGFPGNYVAGANIAGFVKVVDAMLDQGVI, from the coding sequence ATGTCTGATATACGGTCTTTTGTAAAGACGAAAAATCCGGGGGAACATGAGTTCCATCAAGCCGTGGACAAGGTGCTGGCATCCGTGCAGCCGCTCATTGACCGCCATCCGGAATACCGCCAGGAAGCGGTGCTCAAACGGATCACGGAACCGGAAAAAGTATTCATGTTCAGCGTTCCCTGGGTGGACGACCAGGGCCAGGTCCAGATGAACCGGGGATTCCGGGTGGGCATGAACAGTGCCATCGGTCCCTATGTGGGGGGACTGCGGTTTCACCCGTCCGTCACGTTGAGCATCATGAAATTTCTGGCCTTTGAACAGGTGTTCAAGAACGCGCTCACCACCATGAACATGGGCGGGGCCTGCGGCGGATCTGATTTCAATCCCAAGGGAAAATCCGACCGGGAAGTGATGCGGTTCTGTCAGAGCTTTATGGCGGAACTGCACCGCCACATCGGTCCGGACAAAGATATCCTGACCGCGGATATCGGGGTGGGTACCCGGGAGATCGGGTATCTGTTCGGCATGTACAAAAAGATCCACAGCGAATTTGCCGGGATTCTCACCGGAAAAAGCCTGACCTTAGGCGGCAGTCTGATCCGGCCCGAAGCCACGGGTTACGGGCTGGCGTATTTTGCCGGCCAGATGCTCAAAACCCAAAACCAGACCCTGGAAGGCAAAACCTGCCTGATTTCCGGGTCCGGGAATGTGGCCCAGCATGCCGCGGAAAAACTCATTGAAATGGGCGCAAAGGTTCTCACCCTGTCGGATTCATCCGGGTATATTTTTGATGAAGAGGGAATCGATGCCGGCAAACTGGACTATATCAAGCGGCTGAAAAATTTCCGGCGGGGACGGATCAAGGAATATGTCAACAAATACTCGGAAGCCCTGTATGTGGAACAAGATACCACCCTGGACCATCAGCCCATGTGGGATATCGCCGCTGACTGCGCGTTTCCCTGCGCCACCCAGAATGAACTCAATGCCAGGGATGCGCAACATCTTTTGAAAAACAAAGTCACGCTGGTGTGCGAAGGCGCAGACATGCCCTGCGAACCCGAAGCCATGGAATGTTTCCTGGATGCAAAAATCCTGTATGCGCCGGGCAAGGCAGCCAATGCCGGCGGGGTGGCCGTGTCGGCCCTTGAAATGGCCCAGAACAGCATGCGGCTCAGCTGGCCCCGGCAGGAGGTGGATGACCGGCTGAAAACCATCATGAAAAACATCCACCAGACCTGTCTGGAAGCGGCCGAAGAGCACGGATTTCCCGGAAATTACGTGGCCGGGGCCAACATCGCCGGATTTGTCAAGGTGGTGGATGCCATGCTGGACCAGGGGGTCATTTAA